A genome region from Hoplias malabaricus isolate fHopMal1 chromosome 8, fHopMal1.hap1, whole genome shotgun sequence includes the following:
- the LOC136705568 gene encoding uncharacterized protein: MPMTKELSKDLHKTGMGYRTIGKQLGEKATTVGAIVRKCKKYKMTVNLPLSGASCKISPCGVRMILRKVNNQPRTTWEDLVNDLKRAGTTVSKMPVSNTRCRHELKSCRACKVPLLTPANVQAHLKLTNDHLHDPEETWEKVILSDKTKIKLFGINSTHHVWRKKRDEYSPKHHPNREGLWQEGGGECQVPLLSWLGKMIMPGSVAQRLGEGTPGRKDGRSE, from the exons ATGCCCATGACCAAAGAGCTGTCTAAGGACCTGCACAAGACTGGGATGGGCTACAGGACAATAGGCAAGCAACTTGGTGAGAAGGCAACAACTGTTGGCGCAATTGTTAGAAAATGCAAGAAATACAAGATGACTGTCAATCTTCCTCTGTCTGGGGCTTCATGCAAGATCTCACCTTGTGGGGTAAGGATGATTCTGAGAAAGGTCAATAATCAGCCCAGAACTACATGGGAGGACCTGGTCAATGACCTGAAGAGAGCTGGGACCACAGTCTCAAAGATGCCCGTTAGTAACACACGCTGCCGTCATGAATTAAAATCCTGCAGGGCATGCAAGGTCCCCCTGCTCACGCCAGCAAATGTCCAGGCCCATTTGAAGCTTACCAATGACCATCTGCATGATCCAGAGGAGACATGGGAGAAGGTCATTTTGTCAGATAAGACCAAAATAAAGCTTTTTGGTATCAACTCCACTCACCATgtttggaggaagaagagggaTGAGTACAGCCCCAAACACCATCCCAACCGTGAA GGACTTTGGCAAGAAGGAGGTGGGGAGTGCCAGGTTCCACTTCTGAGCTGGCTGGGGAAGATGATAATGCCCGGCTCCGTGGCTCAGCGGCTGGGGGAGGGGACACCGGGACGGAAGGATGGAAGGTCCGAGTAA